From Chionomys nivalis chromosome 21, mChiNiv1.1, whole genome shotgun sequence, a single genomic window includes:
- the Atxn1l gene encoding ataxin-1-like, which translates to MKPVHERSQECLPPKKRDLPVTSEDMGRTTSCSTNHTPSSDASEWSRGVVVAGQSQTGARVSLGGDGTEAIAGLTVDQYGMLYKVAVPPATFSPTGLPSVVNMSPLPPTFNVASSLIQHPGIHYPPVHYAQLPSTSLQFIGPPYSLPYAVPPNFLPSPLLSPSANIATTHLPHFVPYASLLAEEATPPPQAASPAQPFNKSSSATSPPGQLPHHSNTQPLDLAPGRMPIYYQMSRLPAGYTLHETPTAGASPVLTPQEGQSAVEAAAANGQRQRERNVIRRESEALDSTSSKGEGQGLVPVVECMVDGQFSGSQTPRVEVAAPAHRGTPDTDLEVQRVVGTLTSQDYRVVAAQRKDEPSPLNLSHHTLDHQGDGRGSARNPTELVEKNQARVFYSQSHQEPVKHRPLPKAVVVANGNLVPTGTDPSLLPVGSEILVASSLDMQARATFPDKEPTPPPVTSSHLPSHFMKGAIIQLATGELKRVEDLQTQDFVRSAEVSGGLKIDSSTVVDIQESQWPGFVMLHFVVGEQQSKVSIEVPPEHPFFVYGQGWSSCSPGRTAQLFSLPCHRLQVGDVCISISLQSLNSNSVSQASCAPPGQLGTPRERPERTVLGPRDLCDSEGKIQPSGEGSRVGEPSQPEPGAQACWPAAGFQRYSMQGEEARAALLRPSFIPQEVKLSIEGRSNAGK; encoded by the coding sequence ATGAAACCTGTTCATGAGAGGAGTCAGGAATGCCTTCCACCAAAGAAACGAGACCTCCCTGTGACCAGCGAGGATATGGGGAGAACTACGAGCTGCTCCACAAACCACACACCTTCCAGTGATGCCTCTGAATGGTCCCGAGGGGTCGTGGTGGCTGGCCAGAGCCAGACAGGAGCCAGAGTCAGCCTTGGGGGTGATGGAACTGAGGCCATCGCTGGTCTGACAGTAGATCAGTATGGCATGCTGTATAAGGTGGCTGTACCACCTGCCACCTTTTCACCAACTGGCCTCCCATCTGTTGTGAACATGAGTCCCTTGCCCCCCACATTTAATGTAGCGTCTTCACTGATTCAACATCCAGGAATCCACTATCCCCCAGTCCACTATGCTCAGCTCCCATCCACCTCACTGCAGTTTATTGGGCCTCCTTATAGCCTTCCGTATGCTGTGCCACCTAATTTCCTGCCTagtcccctcctttctccttctgccaACATTGCTACTACTCACCTTCCACATTTTGTGCCATATGCCTCCCTCCTAGCAGAAGAAGCTACTCCTCCCCCccaggctgcatccccagcccagcCATTTAACAAATCCTCTTCTGCCACCTCCCCACCCGGCCAGTTGCCACATCACTCGAATACTCAACCACTGGATCTTGCTCCAGGCCGGATGCCCATTTATTATCAAATGTCTAGGCTACCTGCTGGATATACCTTGCATGAAACTCCAACAGCAGGTGCCAGCCCCGTTCTTACCCCTCAGGAGGGCCAGTCTGCTGTGGAAGCAGCTGCTGCCAATGGACAGAGACAGCGAGAGCGAAACGTAATAAGACGAGAAAGTGAAGCCCTTGATTCCACCAGCAGCAAGGGTGAAGGCCAAGGGCTGGTGCCAGTGGTAGAATGCATGGTGGATGGACAGTTTTCAGGTTCTCAGACTCCACGAGTGGAGGTGGCGGCGCCAGCACACCGAGGAACCCCAGACACCGACCTTGAAGTCCAGCGGGTAGTTGGCACTTTAACTTCTCAGGACTATCGTGTGGTGGCAGCTCAGAGGAAAGATGAACCCAGCCCTCTTAACCTATCCCATCATACCCTTGACCATCAGGGTGATGGACGAGGGTCAGCCAGGAATCCTACAGAACTGGTGGAGAAAAATCAGGCCCGTGTATTCTACTCTCAGTCCCATCAGGAACCAGTAAAACACAGACCTTTACCCAAAGCAGTGGTTGTAGCCAATGGCAACCTGGTGCCCACTGGAACTGACCCTAGCCTGCTGCCTGTGGGCTCGGAGATCCTGGTGGCATCAAGTCTGGACATGCAGGCCAGAGCCACCTTTCCAGACAAGGAGCCAACACCACCTCCTGTTACCTCCTCCCACTTGCCCTCCCATTTCATGAAAGGCGCCATCATTCAGCTGGCTACAGGGGAGCTGAAGCGGGTAGAGGACCTCCAAACCCAGGATTTTGTGCGCAGTGCCGAAGTGAGTGGGGGGCTGAAGATTGACTCTAGCACAGTCGTGGACATACAGGAGAGCCAGTGGCCTGGATTTGTTATGCTGCATTTTGTGGTTGGTGAACAGCAGAGCAAAGTGAGCATTGAGGTGCCCCCCGAGCACCCATTTTTTGTATATGGCCAGGGTTGGTCCTCCTGCAGCCCTGGACGGACTGCACAactcttctctctgccctgtcATCGGCTACAGGTGGGAGATGTCTGCATCTCTATCAGTTTACAGAGCTTGAACAGTAACTCAGTTTCTCAGGCCAGCTGTGCCCCCCCAGGCCAGCTGGGTACACCCCGAGAAAGACCTGAGAGGACAGTCTTGGGGCCCAGAGACCTATGTGACAGCGAGGGGAAGATCCAACCTTCAGGAGAGGGTTCCCGGGTGGGAGAGCCCTCCCAGCCTGAGCCTGGTGCTCAGGCCTGCTGGCCAGCCGCAGGCTTCCAAAGATACAGCATGCAAGGGGAGGAGGCACGGGCTGCGCTACTCCGTCCCTCTTTCATTCCGCAGGAGGTAAAGCTGTCCATCGAAGGGCGTTCCAATGCAGGAAAATGA